The stretch of DNA CCTCGGCGCGCAGCCGGACGGCGAGGTCGCGGGTCGGGCGCGCCGGCAGGTCGTCGGACACGACGGGGCGGTCCGCGGTCAGCACCACCCGGTGCGACGGGCGCTGCGCCGGGGGCCGCTGGAGCACCCGCACCGCGGGCGACGTGCGGTCGCCCGCGCGGCTGTCCAGGCGCGAGGCGCGCTCCTTGACGAGCACCGGGACCAGGTAGAAGGCCCACAGCGCGAGGATGGTGAGGAAGATGATCCCGCCGGTCGGCACCCGACGACCGTAGGTGCGCCGGGCGCCCCCGCCCCGCACCTCAGGTGCGTGTCGCGACCTGCTCCTGGCCGGGGCCCGCACCGCCCGCGTGGAACCGTGCGTGCAGGCCGTCCGGGACCTCGTCGGCGGTCACCGCGAAGCTCAGGTGGTCGCGCCAGTCGCCGTCGATGTGGAGCAGCCGGCGCCGCAGGCCCTCCTCGCGCAGCCCCAGCTTGCGGGCCACCGCGAGGCTCGGTCCGTTCTCCGGCCGGATGTTCACCTCGAGCCGGTTGAGCCCCACCGCGAGGCAGTGGTCGACCGTCAGGGCCACCGCGCACGGCACGATCCCGCGCCCGGCGACGGCCTGGTCGACCCAGTAGCCGACGCTGCCGCTGCGGAAGGCCCCCCAGGCGATGGACGACACCGTCACCTGCCCGCGCAGCCGGCCGTCGACCTCGATGACGAAGGGCATGGCGCGGCCCTCCTTGGCCTGCCGGCGCAGGCTGGCGACCATCTGCGCGAAGGTCGGCGGGACCCCGCCGTCGGGCGAGGTCGCCTCCCACGGCCGCAGCCACTCCCGGTTGCGCAGCTGCACGTCGTTCCAGGCGACGAGGTCCCGCCGGCGCAGCGGCCGCAGCAGCACCTGGCCGTGGCGCAGCTCGACCGGCCAGGTCCTCACGCCTCCCCCCTGCCGTGCGGGTGGGCGGTCGTCCCGGCGAGCATCCGCAGCACGTGCGGCAGCAGAGGCCCGAGGACCTCGAGCGCGTCGCGGCAGGCGCCGGTGGAGCCCGGCAGCGTCACGACGAGCGTCCGGCCGGCCACGCCCGCGATCCCGCGGGACAGCACCGCCGTGGCGACGCCGCGCCTGACGCCGTCCGCGCGCAGCGCCTCGGGGATGCCGGGGACCAGGGTGCCCAGCAGCGGCAGCACCTGCTCGGGGGTGGTGTCGTCGGCGGTCAGCCCGGTGCCGCCGGTGAGCAGGACGACGTCGACGTCCTCGCGCAGGCACGCCCTCAGGGCGCGGCCGACCGCGTCGCCGTCGGCCACCACGACCGGGTCGGGGGTGTGCAGGCCGAGGGCGCGCAGACCGTCGACGAGCACCGGGCCGGACCTGTCCGCCGCCCAGCCGGCCGCCGCCGAGGTGGACACGGTGACGACGCGCGCGGTGCCGCTG from Aquipuribacter hungaricus encodes:
- a CDS encoding GNAT family N-acetyltransferase → MRTWPVELRHGQVLLRPLRRRDLVAWNDVQLRNREWLRPWEATSPDGGVPPTFAQMVASLRRQAKEGRAMPFVIEVDGRLRGQVTVSSIAWGAFRSGSVGYWVDQAVAGRGIVPCAVALTVDHCLAVGLNRLEVNIRPENGPSLAVARKLGLREEGLRRRLLHIDGDWRDHLSFAVTADEVPDGLHARFHAGGAGPGQEQVATRT
- a CDS encoding molybdenum cofactor synthesis domain-containing protein — protein: MPGRPELTSGTARVVTVSTSAAAGWAADRSGPVLVDGLRALGLHTPDPVVVADGDAVGRALRACLREDVDVVLLTGGTGLTADDTTPEQVLPLLGTLVPGIPEALRADGVRRGVATAVLSRGIAGVAGRTLVVTLPGSTGACRDALEVLGPLLPHVLRMLAGTTAHPHGRGEA